The genomic stretch TCGTGAAGGTCTAGTATGGAGATTTCGCATCCTGAGCAACTGGCCAGGGCTTCTAGGGCTATTTTTACCATTATTTACCACCCCATTTGATGGTAAGTGTTTTAAGACATGCGTTGGGTCCAACATGGTCAATGTCTAATTTTCCTTTAACATCCATAATTTCTTCAATAGCTCCGACTGTGTAACCATATAAAAGGTAACATAATGGGCCTTTCTGGGGTAATCCCGTTCTTCGCAGGGTCTGTCTTACAACACAGTCCATGAAAAGAAGTTTTACTTCGAGTTGATTTTCTTTTTCAATAACGTAGCTGTCCTGACCCGATGGTTTCCATTTCACATAGTAGAATTCGTGTCCCAAGACTTCACCCATTTCGTATAAGGCTTTTTCCAAATCATCCGTTTTTTCCATCATTTTGGCGGCATCGTGTCCCATGCGTTTACCTGCCTGATAAACAATGGCGTTGGCACCTCTTCCTGAAACCTGTTCCAGGGCACTGGACATGGATCCCATGAATTTCATCAGCACATGCAGTGCATCTTCATAGTCATCGATGTCTCCCCCAGTTTCTTTGGGGATTAATTCTGGTTTGAATGTACCTAAATCCTCTGTAGTGTTTTTCATATCCATTTTTAATCCCTCAGATTATCCTTTCCAGGACATGGTTTACTCTGCGGTCAATGTACAGTCTTTTGGCCACGTGGATGTCTTTGTGTGTCATGGCCTGGGCAGGGCAGATCTCGTGGCAGGATAGACAGGCCATGCAGTCCTCGGCCTTGATCACTTCGGTTTTCCATCTTTCCTCATTCATCTTGTACACGTCATTGGGACAGTCATCCACACAGGATCCGCATCCAACACATGCATCTTCATCTATTAGGATTTCAACCATTTTAACGCCTCTTTTCCAGATTTTGAACCATCTATGTCTCCTTTATTGATTTTATTTTTTTCTTTTAATTTTTACATGAATATTACTTTACTTAAATAATAGACAATCATCATTAATAAGTGTTATAACTACACCTCAGAATATCTCATGAATATTCGTTAATAATATAAATATTTATTACTAATAAGTATTGTGTAATCAACAGTTCAGGGCCTATTCTATTGAAATATATAAATTGAGTTACTTTTTTTCATGATTTATGTCATAAATTGCTTATTTTTTATTATTTAATATTCTTCAAGGGACTAATATGTTTACTAAACTGTAGTAAAATAAAAGAATACATCTCAATTCAATAGCTAATTAAATAGGCATTGTTGATTTTAAATTACATGAGAATTATAAATCACTACTTGATACCAGTTTAAAGTGAGTGATCCATGCTGCTTCTTTTTTACCTGGAGGATAACAGGTAACAATCAATAAACGAGGTTCTCCTTCCTGAGAAAACCGGATAGGGTTTGTTTTGTAGTCCCAACGGATATCTTCGCCATTGGAGCTTACCGCGTAAACATATTTCTTTCTCTGAGAATAATCTTTGATAATAGCCTGGTCCCCGATTTTCAAAGAAGCTATGTTCTTAAATAATCCAGAATACCTTGTGCGATGGCCTAAAATACCGCACTCTCCAGGTTTACCTGGCATAACACTGGAAGGATAAT from Methanobacteriaceae archaeon encodes the following:
- a CDS encoding class E sortase, with the translated sequence MASYKIISVLIVSVCVLVSAGIVVTGYQQMQNVTQAQKSVKTYQERMSNPVDALDPTDIASSYTNAQLIIPKLNVSATIRSDTVNAYNAVYHYPSSVMPGKPGECGILGHRTRYSGLFKNIASLKIGDQAIIKDYSQRKKYVYAVSSNGEDIRWDYKTNPIRFSQEGEPRLLIVTCYPPGKKEAAWITHFKLVSSSDL
- a CDS encoding 4Fe-4S binding protein, which encodes MVEILIDEDACVGCGSCVDDCPNDVYKMNEERWKTEVIKAEDCMACLSCHEICPAQAMTHKDIHVAKRLYIDRRVNHVLERII
- a CDS encoding hydrocarbon binding protein (contains V4R domain), with amino-acid sequence MDMKNTTEDLGTFKPELIPKETGGDIDDYEDALHVLMKFMGSMSSALEQVSGRGANAIVYQAGKRMGHDAAKMMEKTDDLEKALYEMGEVLGHEFYYVKWKPSGQDSYVIEKENQLEVKLLFMDCVVRQTLRRTGLPQKGPLCYLLYGYTVGAIEEIMDVKGKLDIDHVGPNACLKTLTIKWGGK